CCGCTGTACAGCCCGCCGGCGAACAGCACGCCCGACACCCGCTGCTGGAAGAGCAGTTCGATGTAGTCGGCCTCCGACACCCCGCCCACCGTCTGCGTGCACAGCACCGGCGTCAGGCCCTGCTGCGCCAGCGACCCGCCCACGACGTCGGCGAACGCGGGGAAGATGGGGTTCTGCAGCTCCGGCAGCACCAGCCCCACCAGCCGCGCCCGTTCCCCCCGCAGCTTCGTCGGCCGCTCGTACCCCAGCACGTCCAGCGCCGTCAGGACCGCCTCGCGGGTGGCCTCGGACACCCCCGGGCGCCCGTTGAGCACCCGGCTCACGGTCGCCTCGCTCACGCCGACCTTCGCGGCCACCTCAGTCAGTCGTCCAGCCATGGGCGAAAGCATACGACAAGATCACGCAAGAATCTTGCAGGCCGCCTGGGCGTGGAGACGGCAGCCGGCGCCGACTTCGATAGCCAGAATCACGCGATCGGCCCGAGACTGCGCCCGGAACGCGACTCCCGCTATCGAAGACGGGCCAACCGGCGGGCGACGGTCACACAGCTCGCTCCCGCAGGACCGGTGCGGGCGCGGGCATGCGCCAGGCCACGACCGCGCCGGCCACGAGCCCGGCGGCGGCCAGCAGGGTGGCGACCAGGAAGGGATCGTGGGAGTGCAGGGCCGGCGCGAACCCGATCCCGACACAGATCGCGACCCCGGTCGCGCCGCCCAGTTGATCGGCCGCCCGCTGGATGCCCGAGGCGATACCGGCGTCGTCCTCGGTGACGCCGCTGACCGCGAGGTACTGCAGCCCCACGATGCCGAACCCCATCCCGGCCGCGATCAGGAGCATGGCCGGGATCATCGCTGCCCCTCCTGCGTCGAGGGCCGAGACGAGCGCGATCGCCGCTATCGCGGCCGCGGTGAACCCGATGCCGGCCAGCACGCACGCGCGTGCGCCCCAGCGGGCCAGCAGGCGGGGCACGAGCATGGAGAACGCGATCAGCGAGACCGCCAGCGGCAGCATCGTCAGGCCCGCGCCCATCGGGCCGATGCCCAGCCGGTCCTGCAGGTAGAAGGTGAACAGCAGGAACGAGGTCGACAACGCGCCGCTCAGCAGCATCGTGGTCAGGTTGGCCGCCACCCGCGTGCGGTGGGCGAAGAAGCGCAGCGGCAGCAGCGGATGGCGGGAGCGCGCCTCGACCCGCACGAACCCGGCCCCGGCGGCCACCGCTCCGGCCAGCGCCGCCGCGATCACCCAGGCGGAGGTTCCGGATCCACCGGCCTCGACCACGCCGAAGGCGAACAGCAGCGGGCACGCGGTCAGCAGCAGCGCGCCCGGCAGGTCCAGCGCCGGGGCGTCCCCGGCCACCGGCGGCCGGTCGCCGTCGATCAGGACGGCGGCCGCCAGCAGCACGACCGCGATGAACGGGACCGAGACCAGGAAGATCCATCGCCACCCCAGGTGGGCGGTGATGATGCCGGACAGGACGAACCCGAGCACGAGACCGCAGCTGGCCACCGCCGCCCACACGCTCAGGGCCCGCGACCGCCGCGGACCCTCGGGGAACATCAGGACGATGGTGGCCATCGCGGCCGGCAGCGCGATGGCCTCGCCCGCGCCCTGCAGCAGCCGCGCCACCACCAGCAGGTCGAACGTGGGGGCCAGGCCCGCCAGCAGCGACGCGGCGCCGAACAGCCCGGTGCCGAGCAGCAGCATGCGCCGCCGTCCGAGCAGGTCGCCCAGCCGGCCACCGAGCAGCAGCAGCCCGCCGCCGGTGACCGTGTACCCGACCACCACCCAGGTCAGGGCGTGACCGTCGACGCCGAAGTCGGCGCCGATCGAGGGCAGGGCGATGTTGACCACGGTCACGTCGACCGCGATGAAGAACTGCAGCATGGACATGGCGCACAGCACCAGCCATGCGCGTGCGGGAAGGATTCTTGGAACCATCAGCTGCTCCGTCGCTCAGAGGAGGATCCGAGCAGCACGAACGTGCCGCTCCGGTCAGATCGCGAAGCGGCTGGACGTCCAGGAAGAAGGTGTGTGCCGAACGCCCGCCGCTAGCGGAGCGCCCTGGTCACTGCGGCGCAGGCGGCCGCGGACGAAGCAGACATGCGGCGAACCGTATCAGGGACGGCCGCCGGCCACCGTCACCGCACGGGGCGAGGCGTCTCCGTCACGTCAGCCGGTTCCCGGGCCACCAGCGCCGCC
This Jiangella alba DNA region includes the following protein-coding sequences:
- a CDS encoding MFS transporter, with the translated sequence MSMLQFFIAVDVTVVNIALPSIGADFGVDGHALTWVVVGYTVTGGGLLLLGGRLGDLLGRRRMLLLGTGLFGAASLLAGLAPTFDLLVVARLLQGAGEAIALPAAMATIVLMFPEGPRRSRALSVWAAVASCGLVLGFVLSGIITAHLGWRWIFLVSVPFIAVVLLAAAVLIDGDRPPVAGDAPALDLPGALLLTACPLLFAFGVVEAGGSGTSAWVIAAALAGAVAAGAGFVRVEARSRHPLLPLRFFAHRTRVAANLTTMLLSGALSTSFLLFTFYLQDRLGIGPMGAGLTMLPLAVSLIAFSMLVPRLLARWGARACVLAGIGFTAAAIAAIALVSALDAGGAAMIPAMLLIAAGMGFGIVGLQYLAVSGVTEDDAGIASGIQRAADQLGGATGVAICVGIGFAPALHSHDPFLVATLLAAAGLVAGAVVAWRMPAPAPVLRERAV